From the Pectobacterium carotovorum genome, one window contains:
- the pstA gene encoding phosphate ABC transporter permease PstA, whose amino-acid sequence MKRWFRSGRPWVWLTASSISISLLAMLAIIVLLAGQGMRYLWPQPVWLLTLQPEQGVQRALMGEIYAEQTLSPQQLEQAGLTSTSGDAETRYLIKIGQREIHGQSFRSLLSRDIVRFDKPADILVLKRTNNGTAYGYLAGMLEGEQPLVATDLPATLQHRVEQVQGLLAKAQTIRMGEMAKINQQFEALRLEEKKRQQARTLDNQALARLQAERIELQRRFDELSRQLTALNLDINRDTVQLRDANGSVHLIPLRDIEQAWYPNAMNLWKKVSHWGAQAKYMLAHYSPDSNSAGHLFPAIFGTVLMVVLMSIVVMPLGVIAAVYLHEYAGKNSLTRWVRIAVVNLAGVPSIVYGVFGLGFFVYLIGGTLDQLFYAEALPNPTFGTPGLLWASLTLALLTLPVVIVATEEGLSRIPMSVRHGSLALGATKAETLWHVVLPMAVPAMMTGLILAVARAAGETAPLMLVGVVKSVPVLPVDDIFPYLHLERKFMHLGFQIYDLAFQSPDVEAARPLVYITALLLVLIVVGLNLAAIGIRHVLREKYRSLSL is encoded by the coding sequence GTGAAGCGCTGGTTCCGTTCGGGAAGGCCCTGGGTGTGGCTGACCGCATCGTCCATTTCCATTAGCCTGCTGGCGATGCTGGCAATCATCGTACTGCTGGCGGGGCAGGGTATGCGCTATTTGTGGCCTCAGCCTGTCTGGCTGCTGACGCTACAGCCGGAGCAGGGTGTGCAGCGCGCGCTAATGGGGGAAATTTATGCCGAGCAGACGCTTTCACCTCAGCAGTTGGAACAGGCCGGTTTAACCTCTACGTCTGGTGACGCTGAAACACGTTATTTGATCAAAATTGGCCAGCGTGAAATTCATGGTCAGAGCTTTCGTTCGTTGCTGTCACGCGACATAGTGCGTTTTGATAAACCCGCCGACATTCTGGTGTTAAAGCGAACCAACAACGGCACTGCCTATGGCTACCTTGCTGGGATGCTGGAAGGGGAACAGCCGCTGGTGGCGACGGATCTCCCCGCGACCTTACAGCATCGCGTCGAGCAGGTGCAGGGGTTGCTCGCGAAGGCGCAAACAATCCGCATGGGGGAGATGGCGAAGATCAACCAGCAGTTTGAAGCGCTACGGCTGGAGGAGAAAAAGCGGCAGCAGGCCAGAACGCTGGATAATCAGGCGCTGGCCCGTCTTCAGGCTGAACGTATTGAACTGCAACGTCGCTTCGATGAGCTGTCGCGTCAGTTAACCGCACTCAATCTGGATATTAATCGTGATACCGTGCAGCTACGGGATGCGAACGGCAGCGTTCACCTTATCCCACTCAGGGACATTGAGCAGGCCTGGTACCCGAATGCGATGAACCTGTGGAAAAAAGTCAGCCACTGGGGCGCTCAGGCGAAATATATGCTGGCGCACTACTCACCGGACAGCAACAGCGCAGGCCACCTTTTCCCCGCCATTTTCGGCACCGTTTTGATGGTGGTGCTGATGTCTATTGTGGTGATGCCGCTGGGCGTGATCGCTGCGGTTTATCTGCATGAATATGCGGGGAAAAACAGCCTAACGCGCTGGGTGCGGATTGCCGTGGTCAATCTGGCTGGAGTGCCTTCCATTGTTTACGGCGTGTTTGGGTTAGGTTTTTTTGTTTATCTCATCGGTGGCACGCTGGATCAGCTGTTCTACGCTGAAGCGTTGCCGAATCCGACATTTGGTACGCCGGGGCTGCTGTGGGCATCACTGACGCTGGCATTGCTGACGCTGCCGGTGGTGATTGTGGCGACGGAGGAAGGGCTGTCACGTATCCCGATGTCGGTACGCCACGGCTCACTGGCGTTGGGGGCCACCAAGGCCGAAACGCTGTGGCACGTTGTGCTGCCGATGGCGGTTCCCGCGATGATGACCGGTTTAATCCTCGCGGTGGCGCGTGCCGCAGGGGAAACTGCGCCGCTGATGTTGGTCGGCGTAGTGAAGTCGGTGCCGGTCTTACCGGTTGATGACATTTTCCCTTATCTGCATCTTGAACGAAAATTTATGCATCTGGGATTCCAGATTTACGATTTGGCGTTCCAAAGCCCGGACGTGGAAGCCGCCAGACCGCTGGTATACATTACTGCACTGCTGCTGGTGTTGATTGTCGTCGGGTTGAACCTTGCGGCGATTGGAATCCGCCACGTTCTGCGTGAGAAATATCGTTCGTTATCACTTTGA
- the pstB gene encoding phosphate ABC transporter ATP-binding protein PstB — protein sequence MGFMTQKEMAPLPDVHQLSDEQTMLTVEHLNLYYGDKQALNDISIRIPKKQVTALIGPSGCGKSTLLRCFNRMNDLVDNCRTEGDIWLNGMPINDPQLDVAVLRRRVGMVFQRPNPFPKSIYENVIYGLRLQGLRDRRFLDDAVERALRAAALWHEVKDRLSDNALTLSSGQQQRLVIARAIAIEPEVLLLDEPTSALDPISTLIVEELMGTLKQHFTLVLVTHNMQQAARVSDYTAFINQGKLIEYNRTDDLFTSPTQRRTEDYITGRFG from the coding sequence ATGGGATTTATGACACAAAAGGAGATGGCACCGCTACCTGATGTTCATCAACTGAGTGATGAACAGACGATGTTAACCGTGGAACATCTGAATCTGTACTATGGCGACAAGCAGGCGTTGAACGATATTTCGATTCGTATTCCGAAGAAGCAGGTCACGGCGCTGATTGGGCCGTCGGGCTGTGGTAAATCCACGCTGTTACGCTGTTTTAATCGCATGAACGATCTGGTGGACAACTGCCGTACCGAAGGCGATATCTGGCTGAACGGTATGCCCATCAACGATCCGCAGTTGGATGTTGCCGTGTTACGCCGTCGGGTCGGCATGGTTTTTCAACGCCCGAACCCGTTTCCCAAATCGATCTATGAAAACGTGATTTACGGCCTGAGGCTGCAGGGGCTGCGCGATCGCCGCTTTCTGGATGATGCCGTTGAACGGGCGCTGCGGGCCGCGGCGCTGTGGCATGAAGTAAAAGATCGGCTGAGCGACAACGCGCTGACGCTATCCAGCGGACAGCAGCAGCGCTTGGTGATCGCCCGGGCGATCGCCATTGAGCCGGAAGTGCTGCTGTTAGATGAGCCGACCTCCGCGCTCGATCCGATTTCGACGCTGATTGTTGAAGAGCTGATGGGAACGCTAAAGCAGCATTTCACGTTGGTGCTGGTAACGCACAACATGCAGCAGGCGGCCCGCGTGTCGGATTACACCGCGTTTATCAATCAGGGTAAGTTAATTGAGTACAACCGTACGGACGATCTGTTTACCTCGCCGACGCAGCGCCGCACAGAGGATTATATTACTGGGCGTTTTGGGTGA
- a CDS encoding ABC transporter permease subunit: protein MVKTGNTSQYRDRRRAWVDRLVHRIVAGSGLLVLAMLLLIFFYLLYVVTPLFLSPTVNGQKTVQRHGAEPSLALGLSDNGQIGFRIDSQGYGEFIPFAENQPMSRIQLIPALSLLAQSQGERQVYALSQPDGRLVFVQPVLSRTENRSPFWDYPLGEQAYSLGLPAQPLRYLAVAAVDETHAVVAAIGQENALIIADVDENGVRQRAQITLPAGAVSQLLLTPDGQQVYLLSGNTLTLWQVEANALTLREERQLQLAEPLHLALLSGGRSLLVQTADGQISQWFEVPSEKGATLTEIRQFPHVAGKSVLLATEAQRRVFATLNAQGELSLFASKQSHALLTQTLPAHAQRLAFSPHGSAMLVETAQGWHRYQVDNPYPDIGWRGLWQKLWYENYPEPAYIWQSTSADDSYQAKFSMMPLMLGTMKAAIYAMLFATPLALSAAIYTACFMSPTLRRWIKPTLEIMGALPTVVVGLIAAIWLAPHFATYLSAILVMPILWILAVLGCGWLIECLPTRWRLRFPIGWDVLFLIPTILLTFVVGCWIAPRMEIWVLGQPLYQWLGDDFVQRNTLVAGVALGFALIPLIFSLAEDALFSVPARLSQGSLALGATAWQTLWRVVLPSASAGIFAALMLSFGRAVGETMIVLMATGNTPIMDEGLLQGLRSLAANIAIEMPEAVTNSGHYRVLFLTALTLFVFTFIVNTLAETIRQRLRQRYRDEGENA, encoded by the coding sequence ATGGTAAAAACAGGCAACACATCACAGTATCGGGATCGTCGACGAGCGTGGGTAGATCGTTTGGTTCACCGCATTGTTGCGGGCAGCGGGCTGCTGGTGCTGGCTATGCTGTTGTTAATCTTCTTTTATCTACTGTATGTGGTGACGCCACTGTTCCTTTCTCCCACGGTTAACGGCCAAAAAACGGTGCAGCGCCACGGTGCGGAGCCGTCGCTGGCGTTGGGGCTTAGCGACAACGGGCAGATTGGGTTTCGCATCGACAGTCAGGGCTATGGGGAGTTTATCCCGTTTGCGGAAAATCAGCCCATGTCGCGTATTCAACTGATTCCTGCGCTGAGTTTACTGGCGCAGAGTCAGGGCGAGCGACAGGTTTATGCCCTGAGCCAGCCTGACGGCCGCTTAGTTTTCGTGCAGCCCGTGTTATCGCGCACGGAAAACCGTTCTCCCTTCTGGGATTATCCGCTGGGTGAGCAGGCCTATTCGCTTGGGTTACCTGCGCAGCCGCTGCGTTATCTGGCAGTGGCGGCAGTGGATGAAACGCACGCTGTTGTTGCGGCTATCGGGCAAGAAAACGCGTTGATTATTGCCGATGTTGATGAAAACGGCGTGCGGCAACGGGCACAGATTACGCTTCCGGCTGGCGCGGTTAGCCAACTGCTGCTGACGCCAGACGGACAGCAGGTATATTTGCTCAGCGGCAACACATTAACGCTGTGGCAGGTGGAGGCGAACGCGCTGACGCTGCGGGAAGAGCGGCAATTGCAGTTGGCGGAACCGTTGCATCTGGCGCTGTTGTCCGGCGGGCGGTCGTTGCTGGTACAAACCGCCGACGGGCAGATTAGCCAATGGTTTGAGGTTCCGAGCGAAAAGGGCGCTACTCTGACGGAGATCCGCCAGTTTCCGCACGTTGCGGGAAAATCGGTGCTGTTGGCAACGGAGGCGCAGCGGCGAGTTTTTGCCACATTGAATGCACAGGGCGAACTGTCGCTGTTTGCCAGCAAGCAGTCACATGCGCTGCTGACGCAGACATTACCGGCTCATGCGCAGAGACTGGCGTTTTCGCCGCACGGATCTGCCATGCTGGTTGAAACGGCGCAGGGGTGGCACCGCTATCAGGTTGATAACCCATATCCCGATATCGGCTGGCGCGGGCTGTGGCAAAAATTGTGGTATGAGAATTACCCGGAGCCTGCCTATATCTGGCAATCCACGTCTGCGGATGACAGTTATCAGGCCAAATTCAGTATGATGCCGCTGATGCTGGGCACGATGAAAGCGGCGATTTACGCCATGCTGTTTGCCACGCCGCTGGCGCTGTCTGCGGCGATTTATACCGCCTGCTTTATGTCGCCGACGCTGCGACGCTGGATTAAACCCACGCTGGAAATCATGGGCGCGCTGCCGACGGTCGTCGTTGGCTTGATTGCGGCCATCTGGCTGGCTCCGCATTTTGCGACGTATCTGTCCGCTATTCTGGTTATGCCGATTTTATGGATACTGGCCGTGCTCGGCTGCGGCTGGCTGATTGAATGCCTGCCGACGCGCTGGCGTCTCCGTTTCCCTATCGGCTGGGACGTACTATTTCTCATCCCCACGATCCTGCTGACATTTGTCGTCGGCTGTTGGATTGCGCCACGCATGGAAATCTGGGTGTTAGGACAGCCGCTGTACCAGTGGCTGGGCGATGATTTTGTGCAACGTAATACGCTGGTGGCGGGCGTTGCTCTCGGCTTCGCACTGATTCCGCTGATTTTTTCGCTGGCGGAAGATGCCCTGTTCAGCGTGCCAGCTCGTTTAAGTCAGGGTTCGCTGGCGCTGGGCGCGACGGCGTGGCAAACCCTGTGGCGCGTCGTGCTGCCGTCCGCCAGCGCCGGGATTTTCGCCGCGCTGATGCTGAGCTTTGGCCGTGCCGTGGGGGAAACCATGATTGTGCTTATGGCGACGGGCAACACGCCGATTATGGATGAAGGCCTGCTTCAGGGATTACGTTCGCTGGCGGCGAATATTGCCATCGAAATGCCGGAAGCCGTGACGAATAGCGGTCACTATCGGGTGTTGTTTTTAACGGCATTAACGCTGTTTGTTTTCACATTCATCGTGAATACGCTCGCTGAAACTATCCGGCAGCGTTTGCGTCAACGCTACCGTGATGAAGGAGAAAACGCGTGA